One segment of Alistipes sp. ZOR0009 DNA contains the following:
- a CDS encoding META domain-containing protein: protein MRYIFISLAAVALFASCTSSKVAKTGKNEGTKVEAAVFTESMLYATPWRIEKLEVDGKTLEVPKDVEATIVFDQKDSRVHGRCCNSYFGSFTLKGNVLSFSKMGSTKMLCHGIINDIEMAYHQALSVPQTVAVSGKTLTFKSDKGIITFSAFNLE, encoded by the coding sequence ATGAGGTATATTTTTATTTCGCTTGCAGCGGTTGCTCTTTTTGCGAGCTGCACTTCATCAAAGGTTGCTAAAACAGGTAAAAACGAAGGCACAAAGGTTGAGGCTGCTGTGTTTACGGAAAGTATGCTTTATGCTACTCCGTGGCGTATAGAAAAGTTGGAAGTAGATGGTAAAACGCTGGAGGTCCCAAAGGATGTCGAGGCGACCATTGTATTTGACCAGAAGGATTCACGTGTTCATGGACGTTGCTGTAACAGCTATTTTGGCTCTTTTACTTTAAAAGGGAACGTTCTTTCTTTTAGTAAAATGGGATCGACTAAAATGCTATGTCATGGTATCATTAATGATATAGAGATGGCCTACCATCAGGCCCTTTCTGTTCCTCAAACTGTTGCTGTAAGTGGCAAAACACTTACGTTTAAATCAGATAAGGGTATAATTACTTTTTCAGCATTTAACTTGGAGTAG
- the dnaN gene encoding DNA polymerase III subunit beta: MKFVVSSTELLSHLQLISRVINSKNTLPILDNFLFKLHNNELKVTASDLESTMETTLHIENVLEEGDIAIPAKLLTDTLKEFPEQPLTFIVNPDNLDVEISWEKGKFNIPGASAEDFPEVPAIKEETKFEVGINADALFDGITKTVFATADDELRPVMNGINIDFTTDSATFVASDAHKLVRYKRTDVTPSGASSFILPKKPANLLKVLLAKESNDVKVEFDAKNAAFTLTNFRLVCRLVEGTYPAYNSVIPTNNPNRLTIDRAELLNCVRRVSVCSNQASNLIKLKITGNQLTVSAQDLDFSISAIERLNCQYEGDNMEIGFKSTFLSEILSNLESEEVMLELADPSRAGLILPSTQVGEHDETLMLLMPMMINA; this comes from the coding sequence ATGAAATTTGTAGTATCCAGCACCGAACTCTTGAGCCACCTTCAGCTTATCAGCAGGGTGATTAACAGCAAGAATACGCTTCCTATTTTGGATAACTTCTTGTTTAAGCTTCATAACAATGAGCTAAAGGTTACAGCTTCAGATTTAGAGTCGACTATGGAAACCACTCTTCACATCGAAAATGTGCTTGAAGAGGGCGATATTGCAATCCCTGCAAAGCTGTTGACCGACACCTTGAAGGAGTTTCCAGAGCAACCTCTTACGTTTATTGTAAATCCTGATAACCTCGATGTGGAGATTAGCTGGGAAAAGGGTAAGTTTAACATTCCTGGTGCAAGTGCCGAAGATTTTCCTGAGGTTCCAGCCATTAAGGAGGAGACCAAGTTCGAGGTTGGCATTAACGCAGACGCTCTTTTTGATGGAATTACCAAAACCGTTTTCGCAACAGCCGACGATGAGCTTCGTCCGGTAATGAACGGTATTAATATCGATTTTACTACAGATTCTGCAACCTTTGTAGCATCTGATGCACATAAGCTTGTTCGCTACAAGCGTACCGATGTTACACCTTCTGGGGCATCGTCTTTTATTCTACCAAAGAAGCCAGCCAATCTTTTAAAGGTGCTTTTGGCTAAAGAATCTAACGATGTTAAGGTTGAGTTTGATGCAAAAAACGCTGCATTTACCCTAACCAACTTCCGTTTGGTTTGCCGCTTGGTAGAGGGAACTTACCCTGCCTACAACTCGGTGATTCCAACCAATAATCCCAATAGGCTTACAATAGATAGGGCGGAGCTTTTGAACTGCGTACGCCGTGTATCTGTTTGTTCGAATCAGGCAAGCAACCTTATTAAATTAAAGATAACCGGAAATCAGCTAACCGTTTCGGCTCAAGATTTAGACTTCTCCATCTCTGCAATTGAGCGTCTAAACTGCCAGTACGAAGGCGATAATATGGAAATCGGATTTAAGTCAACCTTCCTTTCAGAAATCCTTTCTAATTTGGAAAGCGAAGAGGTGATGCTTGAGCTTGCCGATCCATCGCGCGCTGGGCTTATCCTTCCATCAACACAGGTTGGAGAGCACGATGAAACGCTGATGCTTTTAATGCCAATGATGATTAACGCATAG
- a CDS encoding helix-turn-helix domain-containing protein, with the protein MDKMENPQLQLASDFVRYTNKNIFLTGKAGTGKTTFLHNLKREAVKRMIIVAPTGVAAINAGGVTIHSFFQLPFGPQIPKRTGVVSDFEEPPVNADKQSAQHKFSKEKVNIIRSIDLLVIDEISMVRADMLDAIDEVLRRYRDRYKPFGGVQLLMIGDLQQLAPIVKDSEWDLLRAYYDTVFFFSSLALRQTELVSIELKHIYRQSDERFIRILNQVRENRIDTETLAELNKRYIPNFEYDESERYITLTTHNNQAQSINSKKLDAIKEAPVRFTATVSGDFPEYSYPTDKELTLKQGAQVMFVKNDSSREKLYYNGKIGSIVDIDEEVIWVQCPNEEDAIAVQRAEWQSFKFSIDPNTDEITESVIGSFIQYPLKLAWAITIHKSQGLTFERAIVDAQLSFASGQVYVALSRCKTLEGLVLRSPIQASSIKTDVTVDSFSRHVEENLPSEQQLAASKREYERLLLVDLFGFEHIGRMLGYTRKVAAEHAESTGDVLRNALAVVAERFRTEIADVAAKFQYQLSQFCAMPQEVETNEFLQERVIKGAGYFKEKVNAILVDELDSLAIDIDNKAVKKSIVDSIGRIENEVRQKLVCLEATQKGFKVADYLHTRAVSAIDKAAPKKDTPSKVSSEIVNPQLYLALKNWRNLKAEELNVPHYLIMPQKTLFEILDKLPTSVDALKRVKGFGEKKVRQFGSEIVQIVMDYCDDEGIDYSKAYKMEMPEEPKKQKVDTKMETLRLFREGRSLQEIADERNFSRSTIEKHITDLIANDDVAVEALLAEERIDEITRCMREAKSRSVSELKAALGDGYSYAEIRFVLASLNVGS; encoded by the coding sequence ATGGATAAAATGGAAAACCCACAGCTGCAGCTTGCCTCCGACTTTGTAAGGTATACCAACAAGAATATCTTTCTAACGGGAAAGGCCGGTACTGGTAAAACAACGTTTCTGCACAACCTTAAGAGGGAGGCTGTAAAGCGGATGATAATAGTGGCACCAACAGGTGTTGCGGCCATAAATGCAGGGGGAGTAACCATACACTCGTTTTTTCAGCTTCCATTTGGTCCCCAAATTCCGAAGCGAACCGGTGTAGTGTCCGATTTTGAGGAGCCACCCGTAAATGCTGATAAGCAGTCGGCGCAGCATAAGTTTAGCAAGGAGAAGGTAAATATTATACGAAGCATCGACTTGCTGGTGATCGATGAGATAAGCATGGTGCGCGCTGATATGCTGGATGCCATAGATGAGGTTTTACGGAGGTATAGGGATAGGTACAAGCCATTTGGAGGTGTACAGCTGCTTATGATTGGGGACCTGCAGCAGCTGGCTCCCATTGTGAAGGATAGCGAGTGGGATTTGCTTAGAGCGTACTACGATACGGTATTCTTCTTTAGCAGCCTAGCTCTGCGTCAGACAGAGCTGGTGTCTATCGAACTTAAGCATATCTATCGCCAGAGCGATGAGCGATTTATTCGGATTCTGAATCAGGTTAGAGAGAATAGGATAGATACGGAAACGTTAGCCGAGCTGAATAAACGCTATATTCCCAACTTTGAGTACGACGAGTCGGAGCGCTACATTACGCTTACAACTCACAACAATCAGGCGCAATCCATAAACAGCAAGAAGCTAGATGCCATAAAGGAAGCACCAGTACGCTTTACGGCAACGGTATCTGGAGACTTTCCCGAGTACTCGTACCCAACCGATAAGGAGCTAACGTTGAAGCAGGGAGCACAGGTGATGTTTGTGAAGAACGATAGCTCGCGCGAGAAATTATACTATAACGGCAAGATAGGTAGTATTGTAGATATTGACGAAGAGGTAATATGGGTGCAATGCCCCAACGAAGAGGATGCGATTGCGGTTCAGCGCGCCGAATGGCAGAGCTTTAAGTTTAGCATAGACCCAAACACTGACGAGATTACCGAATCGGTAATAGGATCTTTTATTCAGTATCCCTTGAAGCTGGCCTGGGCAATTACCATTCATAAAAGCCAAGGGTTGACATTTGAACGGGCAATTGTTGATGCGCAGCTTTCGTTTGCCAGCGGGCAGGTGTACGTGGCGCTTAGCCGTTGCAAAACGCTCGAAGGGCTTGTTCTGCGCAGCCCTATTCAGGCTAGCAGCATCAAAACAGATGTTACCGTCGACTCTTTTTCGAGGCATGTGGAGGAAAATTTGCCGTCGGAGCAGCAGCTTGCCGCAAGCAAGCGCGAGTACGAGCGGCTGTTGCTGGTTGATCTTTTTGGATTCGAACATATTGGCCGTATGCTAGGCTACACCCGAAAGGTGGCTGCGGAGCATGCCGAGTCGACTGGAGATGTGCTTAGAAATGCGCTTGCTGTGGTGGCCGAACGCTTTAGAACCGAGATTGCCGATGTGGCCGCGAAGTTTCAGTACCAGCTTTCGCAGTTTTGCGCGATGCCCCAAGAGGTGGAGACAAATGAGTTTTTGCAGGAAAGGGTCATAAAGGGGGCTGGCTACTTTAAAGAAAAGGTGAATGCCATTTTGGTGGATGAGCTTGATAGCTTGGCCATCGACATTGATAATAAGGCCGTGAAGAAGTCTATTGTAGACTCGATTGGTCGTATAGAGAACGAGGTTAGACAAAAGCTGGTTTGCCTTGAAGCTACCCAAAAAGGGTTTAAGGTGGCCGACTACCTGCATACCCGAGCTGTTTCGGCTATCGATAAGGCTGCTCCTAAAAAGGATACTCCCTCTAAGGTGTCGTCGGAGATTGTTAACCCGCAGCTGTACCTGGCGCTTAAGAACTGGCGTAACCTAAAGGCTGAGGAGCTAAATGTTCCCCACTACCTGATTATGCCGCAGAAGACGCTTTTCGAGATATTGGATAAGCTTCCAACATCGGTTGACGCGCTGAAGAGGGTAAAAGGATTTGGGGAAAAGAAGGTGCGGCAGTTTGGCTCTGAGATTGTCCAGATTGTAATGGACTACTGCGATGACGAGGGCATAGACTACTCGAAAGCGTACAAGATGGAGATGCCAGAAGAGCCCAAGAAGCAAAAGGTGGATACCAAAATGGAAACGCTACGCCTGTTTAGGGAGGGCCGATCGCTACAGGAGATTGCTGATGAGCGAAACTTTTCCCGATCGACCATAGAGAAGCATATAACCGACTTGATTGCAAACGATGATGTTGCTGTTGAAGCGCTGTTGGCCGAGGAGCGCATAGACGAAATTACCCGCTGCATGCGCGAGGCTAAGAGCCGAAGCGTATCCGAGCTAAAAGCAGCGCTGGGTGATGGCTATTCCTATGCCGAGATTCGGTTTGTGTTGGCTAGCCTAAATGTTGGCAGCTAA
- the gldF gene encoding gliding motility-associated ABC transporter permease subunit GldF: MRSILFKEVSTFFSTITGYVAVGIFLAINSWFMWISPGDYNVIDGGYASLDTLFFIAPWVFLLLVPAVTMRSFAEEKKTGTMELLLTRPLTDFQLVMGKFLGAVVLVVIALVPTLIYFFSVYQLANPVGNVDMGALWGSFIGLFFLAASYAAIGIFSSSLTDNQIVSFILAAVLCLFMYIGFDSLGAFPILKSVDSLVVNFGINEHYKSMSKGVIDTRDVIYFASSIGVFIYATMLKIQSRNWK, translated from the coding sequence ATGAGAAGTATTCTTTTTAAGGAGGTAAGCACCTTCTTTTCCACCATAACAGGGTATGTTGCTGTGGGCATTTTCTTGGCCATAAACAGCTGGTTTATGTGGATATCGCCAGGCGACTATAACGTTATCGATGGGGGCTACGCCTCGCTCGATACGCTCTTCTTTATTGCACCTTGGGTGTTTTTGCTGCTGGTACCAGCGGTAACGATGCGCTCGTTTGCCGAGGAGAAGAAGACGGGAACCATGGAGCTGCTGCTTACACGACCTCTTACCGACTTTCAGCTGGTGATGGGGAAGTTTCTAGGAGCCGTAGTGCTGGTTGTAATTGCGCTGGTGCCAACGCTAATCTACTTCTTTTCGGTGTACCAGCTGGCCAACCCGGTTGGTAATGTAGATATGGGTGCGCTGTGGGGCTCTTTTATTGGGCTCTTCTTTTTGGCCGCCAGCTATGCCGCCATTGGAATATTTTCCTCTTCGTTAACCGATAATCAGATCGTGTCGTTTATTCTTGCAGCGGTTCTTTGCCTGTTCATGTACATTGGCTTCGATTCGTTGGGGGCGTTTCCCATCCTAAAATCGGTGGATAGCTTGGTGGTGAACTTTGGTATAAACGAGCACTACAAGTCGATGAGCAAGGGGGTGATTGATACCCGCGATGTCATCTACTTTGCTAGCAGCATTGGCGTTTTTATATACGCCACGATGCTAAAAATACAATCACGTAACTGGAAATAG
- a CDS encoding B12-binding domain-containing radical SAM protein, with the protein MRTLLVTPPLTQLNTPYPATAYLAGFLSKQKVEVHQLDLGIELIDRLFTANMLASVFDSVDVASASTFADTKMLALRNRYEDTIDAVVNFLRGNDLSLANRIVKRNFLPEGDRFKNAIDLEYAFGEMGIVDLAKHLATLYIEDISDFIRRNISPHFELIRYAESLCIALPSFDVLKEQVDASSNLIDGLILKIFKEKVDEVCPSLVGFSVPFPGNLYGALICGKWLKEAHTDIKILMGGGYVSTELRSMSDARLFDYIDYLLFDDGEISIHRLIQHLKGNVNAQDLVRTTFRDNGQVVAVDNGHLNIKGSDRPAPLFCQLPTHKYLDMVETANPMLKLWSDGRWNKLILAHGCYWAKCAFCDTSLDYIARFEPYDPVTIVDMMEEVIAQTGQSGFHFVDEAAPPALLKKVSLEILKRGLSVSWWANVRFERSFNKDLCLLMARAGCVAVSGGLEVASDRILALINKGVDIKQTAQVTSAFSSAGIMVHAYLMYGFPTETTQETIDSLEVVRQLFEQNLIQSAFWHRFAMTVHSPVGCNPDRYGASSLSKGRNSFANNEVFFVDKSDADLDMLGDGLRKATYNYMHKVGFEKTVSSWFSAKVGRTQLAPTLIQGYLVTIKNDTLPDQGRFVWIGDGYHLQLTDSRRPKLHIFGQNKLVEVIFRLEEIAFWEDFFGNLEENDNSVGVDVLKTLANQHLGGGSAALLSSKVWKTLRKNGLIQV; encoded by the coding sequence ATGCGCACTCTCTTAGTAACTCCACCGCTTACACAGCTTAATACACCCTATCCTGCAACAGCCTATCTTGCTGGTTTTTTATCGAAACAAAAGGTCGAAGTGCATCAGCTAGATTTAGGTATAGAGTTAATTGATAGGTTGTTTACAGCAAATATGTTGGCTTCTGTTTTTGACTCAGTTGATGTAGCGAGTGCATCAACTTTTGCCGATACAAAAATGCTGGCGCTTCGCAATAGATACGAGGATACCATTGATGCTGTTGTAAATTTTCTCAGAGGAAACGATTTGTCGCTAGCCAATAGAATCGTCAAGCGCAATTTTTTACCAGAAGGAGATCGTTTTAAGAATGCAATCGATTTGGAGTACGCGTTTGGGGAAATGGGGATAGTTGATTTAGCTAAGCATCTTGCAACCCTGTATATTGAAGATATTAGCGATTTTATTCGTCGCAATATTTCTCCTCATTTCGAGCTGATTCGGTATGCAGAATCGCTGTGCATTGCACTTCCTTCTTTTGATGTTTTGAAGGAGCAGGTTGATGCATCGTCAAATTTGATTGATGGGTTAATATTGAAAATTTTCAAGGAAAAGGTGGATGAGGTTTGCCCGTCATTAGTTGGTTTTTCTGTGCCTTTCCCTGGAAATCTTTATGGGGCATTGATTTGTGGGAAGTGGTTGAAGGAAGCACATACTGACATCAAGATTCTAATGGGTGGAGGGTATGTAAGTACCGAACTTCGGAGTATGTCTGATGCTCGTCTTTTTGATTATATTGACTATCTTCTCTTTGATGATGGCGAAATATCTATTCATCGTCTAATTCAACACCTAAAAGGAAATGTGAATGCACAAGATTTGGTTCGAACAACCTTTAGGGATAATGGACAGGTGGTTGCTGTTGATAATGGGCATTTAAATATAAAAGGATCAGATCGTCCTGCCCCTTTGTTTTGCCAGCTGCCAACTCATAAGTATCTAGATATGGTGGAAACAGCCAACCCTATGCTAAAATTATGGAGCGATGGGCGTTGGAATAAGCTGATTTTGGCTCATGGCTGCTATTGGGCAAAATGCGCTTTTTGCGATACATCTTTAGACTATATTGCTCGATTTGAGCCATACGATCCTGTTACAATTGTGGATATGATGGAGGAGGTAATCGCCCAGACGGGGCAATCTGGTTTTCATTTTGTGGATGAAGCAGCTCCTCCAGCATTACTTAAAAAGGTTTCGCTCGAAATATTGAAACGAGGATTAAGCGTTAGTTGGTGGGCAAACGTCCGTTTCGAAAGAAGTTTCAATAAAGACTTATGCCTCCTAATGGCACGTGCTGGTTGTGTTGCAGTCTCTGGAGGATTAGAAGTCGCTTCTGATAGAATCCTAGCCTTAATAAACAAGGGTGTAGATATTAAGCAAACAGCGCAGGTGACAAGCGCCTTTTCGTCTGCAGGCATAATGGTTCATGCTTATTTGATGTACGGATTTCCTACCGAAACAACTCAGGAAACAATTGATTCTCTAGAAGTTGTCCGTCAACTTTTTGAGCAAAATCTAATACAGTCTGCATTTTGGCATCGTTTTGCAATGACAGTTCACAGTCCTGTTGGTTGCAATCCAGATAGATATGGCGCAAGTTCGCTTTCGAAAGGTCGCAATTCATTTGCCAATAACGAGGTGTTTTTTGTCGACAAGTCTGACGCCGATTTAGATATGCTTGGTGATGGGTTGCGTAAGGCTACTTATAACTATATGCACAAGGTTGGATTTGAAAAAACGGTTAGTAGTTGGTTTTCTGCAAAAGTAGGAAGAACGCAGCTGGCGCCAACCTTAATCCAAGGATATTTGGTTACTATAAAAAATGATACGCTGCCCGATCAAGGTCGTTTTGTATGGATTGGAGATGGCTATCATTTGCAGTTGACGGATAGCCGTCGTCCTAAGCTGCATATTTTTGGGCAAAACAAGCTGGTTGAAGTTATCTTTAGGCTTGAAGAAATTGCATTTTGGGAAGATTTTTTTGGAAATCTGGAAGAAAATGACAATTCTGTTGGCGTAGATGTGTTAAAAACCTTAGCAAATCAGCATTTGGGAGGTGGTAGTGCGGCATTATTGTCTTCTAAAGTCTGGAAAACTCTTCGAAAAAACGGATTAATCCAGGTTTAA
- a CDS encoding HAD-IIB family hydrolase, with protein MKIVATDLDGTILPAGGKVSRQDLETLKMLGNRGVVRVIATGRSFYAILQHIPRTFPIDYLIFSTGVGLMNWRTGEIIISTHIKSNRVKFLVEHMLRHNVDFMLHSPAPDTHKFYYSGTDAPIIDYSERQKHYSDFCHPLKKGYYPDSSQALAFIPNDDNLYQQVTLGLEDYKVIRTTSPINEENIWIEVFEKNVSKGHTLEMLAGMLNVSKRDVMAIGNDFNDIDMLDFTANSFVVENAPEVLKEKYRVVANAANSGFTQAVKLFLSDARK; from the coding sequence ATGAAAATTGTCGCAACAGATTTGGATGGCACGATACTTCCTGCTGGAGGAAAGGTGTCTAGGCAGGATTTGGAAACCTTGAAGATGTTAGGAAACAGGGGTGTTGTTAGAGTTATTGCGACAGGTCGCTCTTTTTACGCCATCTTGCAGCATATCCCTCGTACCTTTCCAATCGATTACCTCATATTTTCGACAGGTGTCGGGTTAATGAATTGGCGAACAGGCGAAATTATAATATCGACGCATATTAAATCTAACCGAGTAAAGTTTTTGGTAGAGCACATGTTACGGCATAACGTCGATTTTATGCTGCACAGCCCCGCTCCAGATACCCATAAATTTTACTATTCTGGAACAGACGCTCCTATAATTGACTATTCTGAGCGCCAGAAGCATTACTCAGATTTCTGTCATCCTTTAAAAAAGGGGTATTATCCAGATTCTAGCCAAGCATTAGCGTTCATTCCCAATGACGATAACCTTTACCAGCAGGTTACTTTGGGTTTGGAGGACTATAAGGTAATAAGAACAACCTCTCCGATAAACGAAGAAAATATTTGGATAGAGGTTTTTGAAAAAAATGTTTCTAAAGGCCATACTTTGGAGATGCTGGCAGGTATGCTTAATGTTTCGAAAAGAGATGTAATGGCAATAGGGAACGATTTTAACGATATTGATATGCTGGATTTTACAGCTAATAGCTTTGTTGTTGAGAATGCCCCTGAAGTACTAAAAGAAAAGTACAGGGTAGTTGCGAATGCGGCTAATTCTGGATTTACACAGGCGGTTAAGTTGTTTTTAAGTGATGCCCGAAAATAA
- the rplI gene encoding 50S ribosomal protein L9 produces MEIILKQDVENLGHKDEIVVVRNGYANNFLIPQGMAMVATPSAKKVHAENMKQRAHKEAKIKNDAIELGKKIETLTLTIGAKVSNTGKIFGSVNNIQIAEALEAQGYSIDRKMIVVSDVKEIGTYTADVKLHREVKVKVNFTVIAE; encoded by the coding sequence ATGGAAATCATACTTAAGCAAGATGTAGAAAACCTTGGTCACAAGGATGAGATCGTTGTAGTTCGCAACGGTTATGCTAATAACTTCCTTATCCCTCAAGGTATGGCAATGGTTGCTACTCCTTCAGCGAAGAAAGTTCACGCTGAAAACATGAAGCAACGTGCACACAAGGAAGCTAAGATTAAGAACGACGCTATCGAGCTAGGAAAGAAAATCGAAACTCTTACACTAACTATTGGTGCTAAGGTTTCTAACACTGGTAAGATCTTCGGTTCTGTAAACAATATCCAAATCGCAGAAGCTCTAGAGGCTCAAGGTTACAGCATTGATCGTAAGATGATTGTTGTTAGCGATGTAAAGGAAATTGGAACTTACACTGCTGATGTTAAGCTTCACCGCGAAGTAAAAGTTAAGGTTAACTTCACCGTTATCGCTGAGTAA
- a CDS encoding YceI family protein, giving the protein MKNVLTFLVLLASTTAFAQQKWNVDQSHSTIGFSVAHLVVSEVEGRFTKFDGNIESVKPDFTDAKIGFTVDVNSINTDNEMRDKHLQGDDFFNAEKYPQMSFTSTSFKKIKGNQYSLEGNLTIRDVTKKVKFAVTYNGSLKTSKGSVAGFKASTTIDRTAFNLKWNKLTEAGGAMVGKDVTINLKLEFHQ; this is encoded by the coding sequence ATGAAAAACGTGCTTACATTTTTGGTGCTGCTTGCATCAACCACCGCATTTGCTCAACAAAAATGGAATGTTGATCAATCACACTCCACCATTGGTTTTTCAGTTGCCCATCTCGTTGTTTCTGAAGTTGAAGGACGCTTTACCAAATTTGATGGCAATATCGAAAGCGTTAAACCCGATTTTACCGATGCTAAAATAGGCTTTACTGTTGATGTTAACAGCATCAACACCGACAATGAAATGCGCGATAAGCACCTACAAGGCGACGACTTTTTTAATGCTGAAAAATACCCTCAAATGTCTTTTACCAGCACCTCCTTCAAAAAAATAAAAGGAAACCAGTACTCACTCGAAGGTAACTTAACAATAAGAGACGTAACGAAGAAGGTAAAATTTGCAGTAACCTACAATGGAAGCCTAAAAACATCAAAAGGATCTGTTGCCGGATTCAAAGCATCAACAACTATTGACAGAACTGCGTTTAACCTAAAATGGAATAAGCTAACTGAGGCTGGAGGGGCAATGGTTGGCAAAGATGTTACCATCAACCTTAAGTTGGAATTCCATCAATAA
- the gldG gene encoding gliding motility-associated ABC transporter substrate-binding protein GldG, with amino-acid sequence MKIPFRIKDVRRAKSLKSLGLFLVAVVAINIAASFLFFRLDLTSDKRYTLSKPTKQMLAGIKDIVYVKVYLDGDMPIAFKKMKRSIREMLDEFQAYSHGNVQFEFINPAAEGGDKRSTLIASLYEKGLRPVNIQENNADGGMNQRTLFPGAIVLYNGFEIGVNLLTNNSRVSPEESLNIGLQNLEYNLVSAIDKLTKTKLPKIGFIQGHGELDAMHAQGALQTLAEYFNLDSITIAGRMNVLNTFQTVIVAKPTRAWSEADKLVLDQYIMKGGKVAWFVDEVTVNDDSLATGDVTFGLVNEHNLDDQLFRYGVRINPSVLQDAQSVLVPVNMAAPGAQPQFVPSPWYYYPLLNAPNDNIITKNLNVIMSKYPSSIDTVGVGHDVKKTVLLATSQYSRETLAPTMVSLSQVTRKFQPRDFNRPWAPVAVLLEGQFPSPFQNRMVTGVVGSTSSIIGKSRPTKMVVVADGDIIRNDVVRNANGVHPYPLGFDRYMNQQFGNKDFLLNVISYLNDDTGLMQIRNRELVIRLLDKNKIYTQRGKWIIINTVIPLLMLIAFGAAFIWLRKRRYAR; translated from the coding sequence ATGAAGATACCGTTTCGCATAAAAGATGTAAGGCGCGCAAAGTCGCTGAAGAGTTTGGGTCTATTTTTGGTGGCCGTGGTGGCCATCAACATCGCGGCATCGTTCCTATTCTTTCGGCTCGATTTAACCTCGGATAAGCGCTACACGCTCTCGAAGCCTACCAAGCAGATGCTTGCGGGCATTAAGGATATTGTTTACGTCAAGGTATACCTCGATGGGGATATGCCCATTGCCTTCAAAAAGATGAAGCGCAGCATCCGCGAGATGCTCGACGAGTTTCAGGCATACAGCCACGGCAACGTGCAGTTCGAGTTTATCAATCCGGCAGCCGAAGGTGGTGATAAGAGGAGCACGTTAATTGCTAGCCTGTACGAAAAGGGGCTCCGTCCGGTTAATATTCAGGAGAATAATGCCGACGGCGGGATGAACCAACGTACGCTATTCCCTGGGGCAATTGTGCTCTACAACGGCTTCGAGATAGGCGTGAACCTGCTTACCAACAACTCTAGGGTTTCTCCCGAGGAGAGCCTCAATATTGGACTTCAGAACCTGGAGTACAACCTTGTATCGGCTATCGATAAGCTAACCAAAACAAAGCTGCCCAAGATTGGGTTCATACAGGGACATGGCGAACTCGATGCCATGCATGCTCAGGGGGCACTACAAACGCTTGCAGAGTACTTCAACCTCGATTCTATAACCATTGCTGGCCGCATGAACGTGCTAAACACCTTCCAAACCGTAATCGTGGCAAAGCCTACTAGGGCTTGGAGCGAGGCCGATAAGCTGGTGCTCGACCAGTACATTATGAAGGGCGGTAAGGTTGCTTGGTTTGTCGATGAGGTTACCGTAAACGACGATAGCCTTGCTACAGGAGATGTAACCTTCGGTTTGGTAAATGAGCACAACCTCGACGATCAGCTCTTCCGTTACGGAGTGCGCATCAACCCATCGGTGCTGCAGGATGCGCAAAGCGTGCTGGTGCCGGTAAATATGGCCGCACCGGGAGCGCAGCCTCAGTTTGTGCCATCGCCTTGGTACTACTATCCGCTGCTTAATGCTCCTAACGATAACATTATTACCAAAAACTTGAACGTCATAATGTCCAAGTACCCATCGAGCATAGATACGGTAGGGGTAGGGCATGACGTCAAGAAGACGGTGCTGCTGGCTACCTCGCAGTATTCGCGCGAAACATTGGCCCCTACGATGGTAAGCCTATCGCAGGTTACGCGCAAGTTTCAGCCTCGCGACTTCAACCGTCCTTGGGCTCCGGTGGCGGTGCTACTCGAAGGGCAGTTCCCCTCGCCATTCCAAAACCGTATGGTAACGGGTGTGGTGGGTAGCACTTCGAGCATCATCGGCAAGAGCCGGCCAACCAAGATGGTGGTGGTGGCCGATGGCGACATCATACGCAACGATGTGGTTCGCAACGCCAACGGTGTTCATCCCTATCCGCTAGGATTTGATAGGTATATGAACCAGCAGTTCGGAAACAAAGACTTCCTTTTAAATGTTATAAGCTACCTAAACGACGATACCGGTTTGATGCAAATTCGCAATCGCGAGTTAGTTATCAGGCTGCTCGATAAGAACAAAATTTATACGCAGCGCGGTAAGTGGATCATCATCAATACGGTAATTCCGCTGTTGATGCTAATCGCATTTGGCGCTGCCTTTATATGGTTAAGAAAAAGACGGTACGCCCGCTAG